One Mycobacterium kubicae genomic window carries:
- a CDS encoding PPE family protein, with product MFDFGALPPEINSGRMYSGPGSGSMIAAASAWDGVAAELGLAATGYASVIDELTSSPWLGPASRSMMAAVAPYVGWLSAVSAQAEDAASQARAAAAAYETAFALTVPPPVIAANRVLLMTLIATNFFGQNTPAIAATEAQYMEMWAQDAVAMYGYAASSALATELSRFSAPPNTTSPEAVGNQSAAVAQATATPAGNSAQNSAATIPQLLSSAAAPQAAAQQAAAAPAEAVQPNFIWNTIQDFLMYGLPTPANNYTGLTGANYTAVIKQTLQAYFGTGLASFGASIWQQTFQGLGSTAGASGAWYPTPQFAALGAGGWNFHGGAGLASVASSTKVGGLSVPASWGNAPGALPGAVEGSTTKLVSAHLGANGSPIGPEAGQGGVNGALRGFPVGSRSAQRAGNMGVRYGVRYSVLARPPSAG from the coding sequence GCGTGGCGGCCGAATTAGGTTTGGCCGCAACGGGTTACGCATCAGTTATCGACGAGCTCACCAGCTCGCCGTGGCTCGGCCCGGCTTCGCGGTCGATGATGGCCGCAGTCGCACCGTACGTGGGCTGGCTGAGCGCGGTCTCGGCGCAGGCCGAGGACGCGGCCAGTCAGGCGCGCGCCGCCGCGGCGGCGTACGAGACCGCGTTCGCGCTGACGGTGCCGCCGCCGGTGATCGCGGCCAACCGGGTGCTGCTGATGACGTTGATCGCCACCAACTTCTTCGGGCAGAACACGCCGGCTATTGCCGCGACCGAGGCCCAGTACATGGAGATGTGGGCGCAAGACGCCGTCGCCATGTACGGCTACGCGGCGTCGTCGGCGCTGGCCACGGAGTTGAGCCGGTTCTCGGCACCACCGAACACCACCAGCCCGGAAGCAGTCGGCAACCAGTCCGCTGCGGTCGCCCAGGCCACGGCCACGCCCGCGGGCAACTCCGCGCAGAACAGTGCGGCGACGATCCCGCAGCTGCTTTCCTCTGCCGCTGCGCCGCAAGCAGCGGCACAGCAGGCGGCGGCGGCGCCGGCCGAGGCCGTGCAACCCAACTTCATCTGGAACACCATCCAGGACTTCCTGATGTACGGGTTGCCGACGCCGGCCAACAACTACACGGGGCTTACCGGCGCCAACTACACGGCGGTGATCAAGCAGACGCTGCAGGCCTACTTCGGCACGGGTTTGGCAAGCTTCGGCGCATCCATCTGGCAGCAAACGTTCCAGGGCTTAGGGTCGACGGCCGGTGCAAGTGGTGCCTGGTACCCGACACCGCAGTTCGCCGCCTTGGGCGCGGGAGGCTGGAACTTCCACGGCGGGGCGGGCTTGGCCAGTGTCGCGTCGTCCACCAAAGTCGGTGGACTTTCGGTACCGGCAAGTTGGGGCAACGCGCCCGGTGCGCTGCCGGGTGCCGTCGAGGGCTCGACCACCAAGCTCGTCAGTGCGCACCTGGGCGCAAATGGGTCACCGATCGGCCCGGAGGCCGGCCAAGGCGGGGTCAACGGCGCCCTGCGCGGCTTCCCGGTGGGATCGCGCAGCGCCCAACGCGCAGGCAACATGGGCGTCCGGTACGGCGTCCGCTACAGCGTCCTGGCCCGGCCGCCGTCGGCGGGATAA
- a CDS encoding PE family protein, with translation MSYLTTQPEALASAAGTLQGIGSAMNSQNVAAAAPTTGVVPAAADEVSALTAAQFVAHAQMYQAVSAQAAAIHDMFVNTLGVSSGSYAATEAANAAAAG, from the coding sequence ATGTCTTACCTGACTACGCAACCAGAGGCGCTGGCGTCGGCGGCTGGCACTTTGCAAGGGATTGGTTCAGCCATGAACTCTCAGAACGTCGCGGCCGCCGCGCCCACCACGGGTGTGGTCCCAGCCGCCGCCGACGAGGTGTCGGCGCTGACCGCGGCACAGTTCGTCGCGCACGCCCAGATGTACCAGGCCGTCAGCGCACAGGCTGCGGCGATCCACGACATGTTCGTCAATACCTTGGGCGTCAGCTCGGGGTCGTACGCGGCGACCGAGGCGGCCAACGCGGCCGCGGCCGGCTAA